In a single window of the Flavobacterium sp. W4I14 genome:
- a CDS encoding pimeloyl-ACP methyl ester carboxylesterase (product_source=COG0596/COG4728; cath_funfam=2.60.120.260,3.40.50.1820; cog=COG0596,COG4728; pfam=PF00561; superfamily=49785,53474), producing the protein MLRTILTTVFVFYQLISFCQTSSDSLKYIKDKYNLGFEKLKPGTKLLEGWSLGTAGSGYKVAIDSTEKHDGKYALLIAKVDEKIKSAYDFSKLILPAKYEGSEIEIKFYMKLENVDKYVDFPFWIEDEDNGMLQYTNLLATKIKGTKEWQLYSLKLSLHKEASKIYLFPALYGTGKLWVDDVQILIDGVDISQAKIKTDYNPNGPQLINYGNNTAASGKVKVKDAELYYETFGRGEPLLLLHGNSQSISVFKKQIKAFSKIYKVIAVDTRGQGKSTDSSTQPLSYDLYAEDMKTLLDSLHISKTNILGWSDGGNTGLIMAAKYPKYINKLAITGACTNPNEAVSASTLEEVRKAIESLKTRQDVKSKYQVRLFTMLLTEPHITAFDLKKIKAPVLVMAGEKDMILEDHTKFIAANIPKSQLFIFKGASHYVPVEMVSEFNNKVLLFLDK; encoded by the coding sequence ATGCTACGTACCATTCTCACCACAGTTTTTGTTTTTTATCAACTTATATCTTTTTGCCAAACCTCGTCAGACTCGTTAAAATATATAAAGGATAAGTATAATTTAGGTTTTGAAAAGTTAAAACCAGGAACAAAACTTCTGGAAGGGTGGAGTTTAGGTACTGCGGGTAGCGGCTACAAAGTCGCAATAGATTCTACTGAAAAACATGATGGCAAATACGCGTTATTAATTGCAAAAGTTGATGAAAAAATAAAATCAGCTTATGATTTTTCAAAGCTTATTCTTCCGGCGAAATATGAGGGGAGCGAAATCGAAATTAAATTCTATATGAAATTAGAAAACGTAGATAAGTATGTAGATTTTCCGTTCTGGATTGAAGACGAGGACAATGGCATGCTACAATATACGAATTTATTGGCCACCAAAATTAAAGGCACAAAAGAATGGCAGCTATACAGCCTGAAATTATCGCTTCATAAAGAGGCCTCAAAAATTTACCTTTTTCCAGCGCTTTACGGCACAGGTAAGCTATGGGTTGATGATGTTCAAATATTGATTGATGGTGTAGATATCAGTCAGGCAAAAATTAAAACAGATTATAATCCCAATGGTCCACAACTAATTAATTATGGAAACAATACAGCAGCATCAGGTAAAGTGAAAGTAAAGGATGCCGAATTGTATTATGAAACCTTTGGAAGAGGCGAACCCCTATTATTATTGCATGGAAACAGCCAATCGATCAGTGTTTTTAAAAAACAGATTAAAGCATTCTCAAAAATTTATAAGGTTATTGCTGTAGATACCCGTGGACAAGGGAAAAGTACCGATTCTAGTACTCAACCACTTTCATATGACCTCTACGCTGAGGATATGAAAACATTACTAGATTCTTTACATATCAGTAAAACCAATATTTTAGGTTGGAGCGACGGTGGAAATACGGGGTTGATCATGGCGGCTAAATATCCCAAATACATAAATAAACTTGCCATTACCGGTGCCTGTACAAACCCAAATGAAGCAGTTTCGGCCAGTACTTTAGAAGAGGTTCGCAAAGCAATTGAAAGTTTAAAAACCAGACAAGATGTTAAATCTAAGTATCAGGTTAGATTATTTACCATGTTGCTTACCGAACCGCATATTACTGCTTTTGACCTGAAGAAGATTAAAGCACCAGTTTTGGTAATGGCAGGTGAGAAGGATATGATTTTAGAGGATCATACTAAATTTATAGCTGCTAATATTCCCAAATCACAACTTTTTATTTTTAAGGGCGCTTCGCATTACGTGCCTGTAGAAATGGTTTCCGAATTTAATAATAAGGTACTTTTGTTTTTGGATAAATAA
- a CDS encoding hypothetical protein (product_source=Hypo-rule applied; pfam=PF18917; superfamily=49764; transmembrane_helix_parts=Inside_1_6,TMhelix_7_29,Outside_30_33,TMhelix_34_52,Inside_53_58,TMhelix_59_76,Outside_77_328): protein MKLDRLIWGIILLFIGGVLLLENFGVINFYWRNVWSFWPVFLIIAGLNILFNKNNSQTGSIISIGVLVVALSFLFYKGQQVPERGNWWGRHFKKDIDVNIDHNDGDNDDDDDNDSDTSYNHLSLSEPFVAADNAKKTVLNISGGGISFNLDGETTELINADVKKRHGNFSLKKLLTDSATVLTFQMDDKKSKWNFGDGGNDVNFKLNKEANWDILMKLGAGEANFDFANYKVRTFRFDGGAAALDIKFGDLLPITDVIVKSGVADVKIKVPTNSGCRIKTKTGLSAKDFDGFEKLSDGVYETSNYKASTKKIFINLDGGLSNFEVSRY, encoded by the coding sequence ATGAAATTAGATAGATTAATTTGGGGTATTATCCTGCTTTTTATTGGCGGTGTACTTCTACTCGAAAACTTTGGCGTAATCAATTTTTATTGGCGCAATGTTTGGAGCTTTTGGCCGGTATTCTTAATCATAGCAGGTTTAAATATCCTGTTTAATAAAAACAATTCGCAAACAGGTAGCATCATTTCTATTGGCGTTTTAGTAGTGGCCCTGTCTTTCCTTTTTTATAAAGGCCAGCAGGTTCCCGAACGCGGCAACTGGTGGGGGCGCCACTTTAAAAAAGATATAGACGTTAATATCGACCATAACGATGGCGACAACGACGATGATGATGATAACGATAGTGATACCTCATATAATCACTTAAGTTTATCGGAACCATTTGTTGCTGCAGATAATGCGAAAAAAACAGTGTTAAATATTTCCGGAGGTGGCATTTCATTTAATCTTGATGGTGAAACAACCGAGTTGATTAATGCCGACGTAAAGAAAAGGCATGGTAACTTCTCTTTAAAGAAATTGCTTACCGATAGTGCTACTGTACTTACTTTCCAAATGGACGATAAAAAGAGCAAGTGGAATTTTGGTGATGGCGGTAACGATGTTAACTTTAAATTGAATAAAGAAGCTAACTGGGATATTTTAATGAAACTGGGCGCTGGCGAAGCAAATTTTGATTTTGCCAATTACAAAGTGCGTACCTTCCGCTTTGATGGTGGAGCGGCAGCTTTGGATATTAAATTCGGAGATTTATTGCCAATAACCGACGTAATTGTGAAATCTGGGGTAGCCGATGTGAAAATTAAAGTGCCTACCAATTCAGGTTGCCGAATTAAAACCAAAACAGGTTTATCAGCTAAAGATTTCGATGGTTTTGAAAAATTGAGTGATGGTGTTTACGAAACTTCAAACTATAAGGCCTCAACCAAAAAAATCTTTATCAATCTAGATGGCGGATTGAGTAACTTTGAAGTTAGCAGATATTAA
- a CDS encoding miniconductance mechanosensitive channel (product_source=KO:K16053; cath_funfam=2.30.30.60; cog=COG0668; ko=KO:K16053; pfam=PF00924; superfamily=50182,82861; transmembrane_helix_parts=Outside_1_26,TMhelix_27_49,Inside_50_75,TMhelix_76_98,Outside_99_112,TMhelix_113_134,Inside_135_153,TMhelix_154_176,Outside_177_179,TMhelix_180_202,Inside_203_424) yields MNIPEFQSLFNELRNWLAGKGLVDGELIYSYFFIGLLGVILFLFITIFLTRQLFIGVVKSAKTKSDWQKALFEFRVFRAFALIFGAYIIYNVVPYLFIDFKNGLFYALIFAKIYMVLAVMFAVNAFLNALVSILESSKKYADKPIRSYKQVAKIVFYIVGFVLILSIILGESPLYVFGGFGAVTAVFILVFRDPILGFVASVQMSAIDLVRVGDWITVEKYGADGEVTEINLTTIKVRNWDKTVTIVPSYAIVSESFKNWRAMEESDGRRIKRHINIKISSIKFCDEELIGRLQSIDFLKDYLKDTQTFIERYNAENTVNPNNLVNGRHMTNIGTFRVYAEKYLESNPYINTDLTFMVRQLQATENGLPIEIYVFSKEKALKRFEEVAADIFDHLLAAVPYFDLEIFQSPSGSDMRNFVRRGDD; encoded by the coding sequence ATGAATATCCCGGAGTTTCAATCCCTGTTTAACGAACTTAGAAATTGGCTTGCTGGCAAGGGCCTTGTTGATGGTGAACTCATTTATTCTTACTTTTTTATTGGGTTGCTTGGCGTTATTTTATTTCTGTTCATCACTATATTTTTAACCCGGCAGCTTTTTATCGGTGTGGTAAAAAGTGCAAAAACAAAGTCAGACTGGCAAAAAGCTTTATTCGAATTTAGGGTTTTCAGGGCTTTTGCTTTAATATTTGGGGCTTATATCATCTATAATGTTGTGCCTTATCTTTTTATCGATTTTAAAAACGGGTTGTTTTATGCTTTAATATTTGCTAAAATCTATATGGTTTTAGCCGTAATGTTTGCTGTAAATGCATTTCTGAATGCTTTGGTATCCATCTTGGAATCATCAAAGAAATATGCCGATAAACCCATTAGAAGTTACAAACAGGTAGCCAAAATTGTATTTTATATTGTTGGTTTTGTGCTCATCCTGTCCATTATTCTTGGCGAATCGCCGCTTTATGTTTTCGGTGGTTTTGGCGCAGTTACCGCTGTTTTTATTTTGGTTTTCAGAGATCCGATTTTAGGTTTTGTAGCTTCTGTACAAATGAGTGCGATTGATCTGGTTAGGGTAGGCGATTGGATTACCGTAGAGAAATACGGTGCCGATGGCGAAGTAACCGAAATAAATTTAACCACCATTAAAGTGCGTAATTGGGATAAAACCGTAACAATTGTGCCGAGTTATGCTATTGTTAGTGAGTCATTTAAGAATTGGCGGGCGATGGAGGAAAGTGATGGCAGGAGGATTAAACGCCATATTAATATCAAGATTTCGAGCATTAAATTCTGCGATGAAGAATTGATTGGAAGACTACAGAGTATCGATTTTTTGAAAGATTACCTTAAAGATACGCAGACTTTTATAGAAAGGTATAATGCCGAAAATACGGTAAATCCCAATAATCTGGTTAACGGGCGCCACATGACTAATATTGGTACTTTTAGGGTTTACGCAGAGAAATACCTGGAGAGTAACCCTTATATCAATACCGACTTAACCTTTATGGTGCGCCAGTTGCAGGCTACAGAAAACGGATTACCGATTGAAATTTATGTTTTTTCAAAAGAAAAAGCCTTAAAACGTTTCGAAGAAGTAGCCGCTGATATTTTTGATCACTTGTTGGCAGCGGTTCCTTACTTCGACCTCGAAATTTTCCAAAGCCCAAGCGGTAGCGATATGCGGAATTTTGTAAGGAGAGGGGATGATTAG
- a CDS encoding short-subunit dehydrogenase (product_source=COG0300; cath_funfam=3.40.50.720; cog=COG0300; pfam=PF00106; superfamily=51735): protein MKAVITGATKGIGRAIATKFAQNGYDLVLVARGLDELNRLRQELTPYGNAIFTQVADCSVKEEVYTFLNSTAVDFDQVAVLVNNVGIFLPGSMLDEDDEIFEKQQHLNTNACYYISKFFGKKMRSAKRGHIFNICSVASKAPVKNGGSYSVTKAAMLSLNHVLRQELAPHNVKVTAFLPGSTKTSSWEGTTIPDEKFVQPEDIAETLFTILNLSKGVNVDEVLITPLDF, encoded by the coding sequence ATGAAAGCTGTAATAACCGGAGCAACTAAAGGAATTGGTAGAGCTATTGCGACTAAATTTGCCCAAAATGGGTACGATTTGGTTTTGGTAGCAAGGGGATTAGATGAACTCAACAGGCTTCGACAGGAATTAACCCCTTATGGGAATGCTATTTTTACCCAGGTAGCAGATTGTTCAGTTAAAGAAGAGGTGTATACTTTTTTAAATTCGACCGCTGTAGATTTTGATCAAGTAGCTGTTTTAGTAAACAACGTGGGAATCTTTTTACCTGGCAGTATGCTCGATGAGGATGACGAAATCTTCGAAAAGCAGCAGCATTTAAATACAAATGCCTGTTATTACATCAGTAAATTTTTTGGAAAAAAAATGCGTTCAGCCAAGCGAGGCCATATATTCAATATCTGTTCGGTGGCCAGTAAAGCACCTGTGAAAAATGGAGGCAGTTATAGTGTAACAAAAGCAGCGATGTTAAGTCTTAATCATGTATTGCGGCAAGAGTTAGCACCTCACAATGTTAAAGTAACTGCATTTTTGCCAGGCTCTACTAAAACTTCATCCTGGGAAGGAACAACAATTCCGGATGAAAAATTTGTGCAGCCTGAAGATATTGCAGAAACTTTGTTTACCATTTTAAACTTAAGTAAAGGGGTAAATGTAGACGAGGTTTTGATTACTCCGCTTGATTTTTAA
- a CDS encoding putative RDD family membrane protein YckC (product_source=COG1714; cog=COG1714; pfam=PF06271,PF14237; transmembrane_helix_parts=Outside_1_83,TMhelix_84_106,Inside_107_112,TMhelix_113_135,Outside_136_165,TMhelix_166_188,Inside_189_210), translating into MKSYNPMKPDKEYVVVINGKPQGPYSLTGLKDLNISANTFIRKPGMDDYKEAHAIPELRELLGFSYQKTAPQYFAAFDQRLLASVIDHFIIFGIYSIIILTSYIFIEGKDQRIMAFLIPFPSIFIIKLIYGSIAEASASQATIGKKLLNIKVTDLEGSRVSFGVSLVRNFAKILSVIPVLFGYLYSFLNKKNQCWHDIAANTLVIKDRLI; encoded by the coding sequence TTGAAATCTTATAATCCAATGAAACCTGATAAAGAATACGTAGTTGTAATTAATGGAAAGCCACAAGGGCCGTATAGTTTAACCGGACTGAAAGATTTAAACATCAGTGCGAATACTTTTATACGTAAGCCCGGAATGGACGATTATAAAGAAGCTCACGCAATTCCCGAATTGCGTGAGCTTTTGGGTTTTAGTTATCAAAAAACAGCACCCCAATATTTTGCCGCTTTCGATCAAAGGCTGTTGGCATCGGTGATTGATCATTTTATTATTTTTGGAATATATAGTATTATCATTTTAACGAGCTATATTTTTATCGAAGGAAAAGATCAGCGGATTATGGCTTTTCTAATCCCCTTTCCATCCATATTTATCATTAAACTCATTTATGGTAGTATTGCTGAAGCATCAGCCAGTCAAGCCACCATAGGTAAAAAACTCCTCAATATTAAAGTAACCGATTTAGAGGGCAGTCGGGTTTCTTTTGGTGTTTCTCTGGTAAGGAATTTTGCTAAAATCTTATCTGTAATTCCTGTTTTATTTGGGTATCTATATAGCTTTTTGAATAAGAAAAACCAGTGCTGGCACGATATTGCAGCCAATACGTTAGTGATAAAAGACAGGTTAATTTAA
- a CDS encoding glutamyl-tRNA reductase (product_source=KO:K02492; cath_funfam=3.40.50.720; cog=COG0373; ko=KO:K02492; pfam=PF00745,PF01488,PF05201; superfamily=51735,69075,69742; tigrfam=TIGR01035) codes for MEYLKVIAFTHHHIDLKSLGKLVICDQSLDSRLKNVQAELPVSEIFYIGTCNRVEFVFLTKEKTDKEFVTRFLTVLDMGLPPEFMERFLDNVTVYENEEAFNHLLRTSCSLESLVVGEKEILAQIRKAYENCRDAGFTGDYMRMIMDRVVKTAKEVYTHTNISKNPVSVVSLAYRKLKELNMCGNSRILIIGAGETNQNIAKYLNKHKYSNFSIFNRTLSKAESLAGELGGKAYPLAALEDFNEGFDVIITCTGSTEAIINEALYAKLLNGDQGKKVIVDLAIPNDVTPAVIHNNPVHYIEVESLKEVARKNIQERYNELVHAEEIISNNITEFFSVLKQRRIELAMQEVPRKIKEIKNTAINGVFADEISQMDEASREVLERVMNYMEKKYISVPMVMAKEILVNQP; via the coding sequence TTGGAATATTTAAAAGTAATAGCTTTTACGCATCACCACATCGACCTGAAATCTTTAGGGAAATTAGTTATTTGTGATCAGAGTTTAGATAGCAGGTTGAAGAATGTTCAAGCAGAACTTCCCGTTAGTGAAATTTTCTATATCGGAACCTGCAACCGGGTGGAGTTTGTTTTCCTTACCAAAGAGAAAACCGACAAAGAATTTGTAACCAGATTCCTTACTGTTTTAGACATGGGACTACCTCCTGAATTTATGGAGCGTTTTCTGGATAATGTTACAGTATACGAAAACGAAGAAGCTTTTAACCATTTGCTCAGAACATCTTGCTCTTTAGAGAGTTTGGTGGTTGGCGAAAAAGAAATTCTTGCCCAGATCCGTAAAGCTTACGAAAACTGCCGCGATGCAGGTTTTACTGGCGATTACATGCGTATGATTATGGATCGTGTAGTTAAAACTGCAAAAGAAGTTTATACCCATACCAATATTTCGAAAAACCCGGTTTCTGTTGTTTCATTGGCCTACCGCAAGCTAAAAGAGTTAAATATGTGTGGCAACTCACGTATCTTGATTATTGGCGCTGGCGAAACCAATCAGAACATTGCAAAATACCTCAACAAACATAAATACTCGAATTTCTCGATTTTCAACAGGACGCTTTCTAAGGCCGAATCTTTGGCAGGAGAATTAGGTGGTAAGGCTTATCCTTTAGCAGCACTTGAAGATTTTAATGAAGGATTTGATGTGATCATTACCTGTACCGGCTCAACCGAGGCAATTATTAACGAAGCTTTATACGCCAAACTTTTAAACGGCGATCAGGGCAAAAAGGTAATTGTAGATTTGGCTATCCCTAATGATGTTACGCCTGCAGTGATCCATAACAACCCCGTACATTATATTGAGGTAGAATCGCTAAAAGAGGTGGCACGCAAAAATATCCAGGAACGTTATAACGAACTGGTGCACGCCGAAGAAATTATCAGCAATAACATTACCGAATTTTTCTCTGTTTTAAAACAACGCCGTATCGAGTTAGCGATGCAGGAAGTACCAAGAAAGATTAAAGAAATCAAAAATACAGCCATAAATGGCGTGTTTGCTGATGAAATTAGTCAGATGGATGAAGCCTCGCGCGAAGTTTTAGAACGTGTAATGAACTACATGGAGAAAAAATACATCAGCGTTCCGATGGTAATGGCCAAAGAAATTTTGGTTAATCAACCCTAA
- a CDS encoding phage shock protein C (product_source=KO:K03973; cath_funfam=1.20.5.100; cog=COG1983; ko=KO:K03973; pfam=PF04024,PF18917; transmembrane_helix_parts=Inside_1_38,TMhelix_39_61,Outside_62_129,TMhelix_130_147,Inside_148_158,TMhelix_159_181,Outside_182_232): protein MNNVMEKKLFRNEHDKMIAGVASGLADYMQVEVTIIRLLFALSAIFMAGGGLVAYIVMWIIVPVNNDPAARFSKFNDYFGKKNPNAQPFGSADPFAGPANQGNQNWTQPVDGGQKTPFETQPNFDKSNDTGRTIGGLVLLVIGCFFLMREMDFIPDWFSIHNLFKYMWPLIFIALGVSIIAKSKRKNDWAAFQHQQEAEQQKTADFSEAVVENEPTAPANKDDNSTSANPQV from the coding sequence ATGAACAACGTTATGGAAAAGAAGCTTTTTAGAAACGAACACGATAAGATGATTGCCGGTGTAGCTTCGGGACTTGCAGATTACATGCAGGTGGAGGTTACCATAATTAGATTATTGTTTGCATTATCGGCTATATTTATGGCTGGAGGAGGCTTAGTTGCCTATATAGTAATGTGGATTATTGTTCCGGTTAATAATGATCCGGCTGCAAGATTTTCTAAATTTAACGATTACTTTGGCAAGAAAAACCCAAATGCACAACCCTTTGGAAGTGCCGATCCTTTTGCAGGACCAGCGAACCAGGGAAACCAGAATTGGACGCAACCTGTTGATGGTGGACAAAAAACACCTTTCGAAACACAGCCCAATTTCGATAAATCTAACGATACTGGCCGCACCATAGGCGGATTGGTATTGCTAGTGATAGGATGTTTTTTCCTGATGCGCGAAATGGATTTTATACCCGATTGGTTTAGTATCCACAATTTATTCAAGTACATGTGGCCATTGATATTTATTGCCTTAGGTGTAAGTATCATAGCCAAATCAAAACGAAAAAACGACTGGGCTGCTTTTCAGCACCAGCAGGAGGCTGAACAACAAAAAACAGCCGATTTTTCTGAAGCCGTTGTAGAAAATGAACCTACAGCACCAGCTAACAAAGATGATAATTCAACATCCGCTAACCCTCAAGTATAA
- a CDS encoding (E)-4-hydroxy-3-methylbut-2-enyl-diphosphate synthase (product_source=KO:K03526; cog=COG0821; ko=KO:K03526; pfam=PF04551; superfamily=51717,54427,56014; tigrfam=TIGR00612) — protein sequence MENILAKHDLAGGYCNSLTTYSRYLTREVNIGDIALGGHNPIRIQSMTTTDTMDTLGTVEQTIRMVESGCEYVRITAPSIKEAENLAHIKKELRFRGYNVPLIADIHFTPNAAEMAARIVEKVRVNPGNYADKKKFENLEYTQDAYNAELSRIYKKFIPLVKICKEYGTAMRIGTNHGSLSDRIMSHYGDTPRGMVESAMEFIRMCEDQNYYNLVISMKASNTQVMVQAYRLLVETMAKEGMNYPLHLGVTEAGDGEDGRIKSAVGIGTLLEDGLGDTIRVSLTEDPEFEAPVAKALADRYALRSPTSEDRSHESITLRSTPHALHSTYNPYEYNRRITSAVQHIGGHHHPVVMIDVSKENLKDPYFLSSVGYNYSAGLDKYNLADQACDLAFLGDNLPSFSFPGNLKQVYNYETWLKLNDKNNCHPLYTLTEYGSASVKDEFLNFVQIDSKEFSNATVAQLDNTVVLILETNATHGMAEQRAFFVDLQEKNIQIPVIIKRTYQDVDADHLMLYAATDIGALFTDGFGDGVWIDAEGQNLSLINSTSFGILQATRTRISKTEYISCPSCGRTLFDLQETTQLIRSRTDHLKGIKIGIMGCIVNGPGEMADADYGYVGTGPDKITLYRGKEVVKKNVTTAYALDELIDIIKDDGNWVEKV from the coding sequence ATGGAAAATATATTGGCAAAACATGATTTAGCTGGCGGATATTGCAACAGTTTAACAACTTATTCGAGGTATTTAACCCGAGAAGTTAACATAGGTGATATTGCTTTAGGTGGGCACAATCCAATCCGGATCCAATCGATGACCACTACAGATACGATGGATACGTTAGGAACAGTTGAACAGACCATCCGCATGGTAGAATCTGGCTGCGAGTATGTTCGTATCACTGCACCGAGCATTAAAGAAGCCGAAAATCTCGCCCATATTAAAAAAGAACTACGTTTCCGAGGTTATAATGTTCCATTAATTGCCGATATTCATTTTACGCCTAATGCTGCCGAAATGGCTGCGCGTATTGTAGAAAAAGTAAGGGTTAACCCAGGCAATTACGCAGATAAAAAGAAATTTGAGAATCTAGAATACACACAGGACGCTTACAATGCCGAGTTAAGCCGGATTTACAAAAAGTTTATTCCTTTAGTTAAAATCTGTAAAGAATATGGCACTGCCATGCGCATTGGCACTAACCATGGATCGCTTTCTGACAGGATTATGAGCCATTATGGTGATACTCCCCGCGGCATGGTTGAATCGGCAATGGAATTTATCCGCATGTGCGAAGACCAGAATTACTATAATCTGGTGATCTCGATGAAAGCCAGTAATACCCAGGTGATGGTTCAGGCTTACCGTTTGCTGGTAGAAACCATGGCTAAAGAAGGGATGAATTATCCTTTGCATTTAGGCGTTACCGAAGCAGGTGATGGAGAAGATGGTCGCATTAAATCAGCCGTTGGTATTGGAACGTTATTAGAAGATGGACTGGGCGATACCATTCGTGTTTCCTTAACCGAAGACCCTGAATTTGAAGCACCAGTTGCTAAAGCCCTGGCCGATCGTTATGCTTTAAGGAGTCCGACGTCTGAAGACAGAAGTCATGAGTCGATTACACTACGCTCTACGCCCCACGCCCTGCACTCAACTTACAATCCCTATGAGTACAATCGCCGTATTACCAGTGCTGTACAGCATATTGGTGGCCATCACCATCCTGTAGTAATGATCGATGTTTCGAAAGAAAACTTAAAAGATCCTTACTTTTTAAGTTCAGTTGGTTACAATTACAGTGCAGGTCTAGATAAATATAACCTGGCTGATCAAGCTTGCGATTTAGCCTTTTTAGGTGATAATTTGCCATCTTTTTCTTTCCCTGGGAATTTAAAGCAAGTTTACAATTACGAAACCTGGTTAAAACTTAACGATAAAAACAATTGTCATCCTTTATATACGCTTACAGAATATGGTTCTGCGAGTGTTAAAGACGAATTTTTGAATTTCGTACAGATTGATTCAAAAGAATTTAGCAATGCAACAGTTGCACAATTGGATAACACGGTTGTTTTAATCCTCGAAACCAATGCAACACACGGAATGGCCGAGCAAAGGGCATTTTTTGTTGATTTGCAGGAGAAAAATATTCAGATCCCGGTAATTATTAAGCGAACTTATCAGGATGTAGATGCTGATCATCTAATGCTTTATGCTGCAACAGATATCGGTGCATTATTTACCGATGGCTTTGGAGATGGGGTGTGGATTGATGCAGAAGGTCAAAACCTTTCATTAATTAATTCTACCAGTTTTGGGATTTTACAGGCTACACGTACACGCATTAGTAAAACAGAATATATTTCTTGCCCAAGCTGTGGAAGAACACTTTTCGATTTACAAGAAACCACACAGTTGATCCGTTCACGTACCGACCATTTAAAAGGAATAAAAATCGGTATCATGGGCTGTATTGTTAATGGGCCAGGCGAAATGGCCGATGCCGATTATGGTTATGTGGGCACCGGGCCAGATAAAATTACCCTGTACCGCGGTAAAGAAGTGGTAAAGAAAAATGTAACTACCGCATATGCGCTTGATGAGCTGATCGACATCATTAAAGATGACGGCAACTGGGTAGAGAAGGTTTAA
- a CDS encoding pimeloyl-ACP methyl ester carboxylesterase (product_source=COG0596; cath_funfam=3.40.50.1820; cog=COG0596; ko=KO:K06889; pfam=PF00561; superfamily=53474) — MITQSNISLSGSDGKLIIGDVTFDEKNPNTPIVLFVHGFKGFKDWGAHNLVARHFASNGYRYIKFNLSHSGVPVNDPKDVTDMDAFANNTVSKELFDLNAVLNFIEKAYGKDTKVNLIGHSRGGGLSIIEAANDLRINKLITWSAIGDFASLWKKEQEAEWKKNGKIFVTNARTKEQMPLNVSLLEDLEENTAALNILDAAKRVNIPWLIIHGDDDVNVPFETAQTLAEANPGSRLVKIEGANHVYGATQPYTSETLPPLLFKVCEKVLLFLDEG; from the coding sequence ATGATTACACAAAGCAATATTAGCCTTAGCGGTTCTGACGGAAAATTAATTATCGGCGATGTTACTTTCGATGAGAAAAACCCTAATACGCCCATTGTACTTTTTGTTCATGGATTTAAGGGTTTTAAAGATTGGGGCGCACACAATTTAGTGGCCAGGCATTTTGCCAGTAATGGTTACCGTTACATTAAGTTCAATTTATCGCATAGTGGTGTGCCAGTTAATGATCCGAAAGATGTAACCGATATGGATGCCTTTGCGAACAATACCGTATCGAAAGAACTTTTTGATTTAAATGCGGTACTCAATTTTATCGAAAAAGCATACGGTAAAGACACAAAGGTAAACCTGATAGGCCATAGCCGCGGCGGTGGATTATCAATTATTGAGGCGGCGAACGATTTAAGGATCAACAAACTGATTACCTGGAGTGCAATTGGCGATTTTGCCAGTCTGTGGAAAAAAGAACAGGAAGCCGAGTGGAAAAAAAATGGCAAAATCTTCGTTACCAATGCCCGAACGAAAGAGCAAATGCCTTTAAATGTTAGTTTATTGGAGGATCTGGAAGAGAATACAGCAGCATTGAATATTTTAGATGCAGCAAAACGGGTAAACATCCCCTGGTTGATTATCCATGGCGATGATGATGTAAACGTTCCTTTTGAAACCGCGCAAACTTTGGCAGAGGCCAATCCTGGCAGCAGGTTAGTTAAAATTGAAGGTGCCAACCACGTTTACGGTGCAACACAGCCTTATACTAGCGAAACTTTACCACCACTCTTGTTTAAGGTTTGTGAAAAGGTTTTGTTATTTTTGGATGAAGGATAA